The nucleotide sequence CGCCGCGGACAGGATGATCGCGACACCGGACTGGATCAGCTGGAGCGGCCAGAAGTTCGACTCCGGCTGGTACTCGAACTCGGCGGCGGTCACGCCCTCGCGTTGCAGGCAGGCCGAGTAGTTCTCCTGCGGACCACAGCCCACTCCGACCTGGCCCGACCCGATCATCTCGCCGGCAGGGCCTCGGAAGGCCATGTCACGGGGCATCCCGTCGACGTCGGCGGTTCCGTCGAACTCACCGATCGGAACCACCTGCACCGATGTCGGGAGGATGTCGTATCGCGTGTAGAGCAGAACCGCGAAGATCACGAGCCACCCGAGCACGGTGCCCACGACGACGGCGAGGCTGCTGCGCAACCACGTCCCGAGTGCCGCGGCGAGGCTGAAGCTGATCAGTACGGAGGCCAGCGGCCAGGTCCCGTGGAGCTCGAAGCCGAGTGGTTCGATCCGGCCCTGCCGGAAGAGCGTCTCGAACGGCGCCAGCGCCCATCGGGCGACCAGGGTGAGCACGAGCGCACCGGCGAGCGCGGGAAGCAGGGTCGTGGCGATGTTCGTCGTCCACCACCGTGCCCGGCTCACCGACTGGGTCAGCACGAATCCCGCGGTGCCTTCCTCGGTCTCTCGTGTGAACAGGGCGGCGGCGACGATCAGCCCCAGCAGCGGAACCAACGCCCACAGCCAGAACTGCAGGAACCGGTGGGGCCAGAGGAAGGAGTCGTAGAGCTCGCGCCCGCGACCCCAGCCGGTGCAGTCCTGAGCCGGATCGACGAGGCAGGCCGAGTCGCCCAGGCCTGCGGCACGCGACTCGAGCAGGAGCCGCGCGACCACGAGCAGGGCGACGGTGACGACGACCAGGGCGGCCGCCAGCAGCAGGGCACCACGTTGACGCCGCCATACCAACCAGGTCATGCCGCCTCCGGATCCGACGCGGCCGGAGCCTGGAGGTAGGCCACCACGAGTTCCTCGAGGGTCGGTGCCGAACCCGAGGGCCCGGGTTCGGCCGCAGGCTCGTGGTCGCGGACCAGCGCGACGGTGTGGCGTCCGCCGTTGCTGCGGTGCACGACCGTCTCGTCGTCGACGAAGGACGTGGCCGGTCCCGAGTGGATCCGGTGACCGGCGAGCAGCCCGTCGATACCTCCGTCGAGCATCACCCGCCGGTCGCCGAGCAGGACCAGGTGATCGCAGGCGTCTTCGATGTCGGTCACGACGTGCGAGGACAGCAGAACGGTCATCCCGGTCTCGGCGACCGCGGCGAGCACCGTGCCCATGATCTCCCGGCGTGCCAGCGGGTCGAGCTCGGCCAGTGGTTCGTCGAGCAGCAGCAGCCGCGGGCGCCGCCCCAGGGCCAGGGCGATCGCGACCCTGGCCCGCTGCCCCGCCGACAACTCCCCGATGCGCTGCCCGACGCCGATGCCGGCATCGGCGATCAGCGACGCGGCATGGGCGCCGTCCCAGTTCCCGCCCGAGTTCAGCACGGCCGCCGCACGCAGCATCTCCCGCACCCGGAAACGGCGGTAGAGCGGCTTGTCCTGGGCCACGTAGCTCACCCCCGCGGGCGTCCCCGTCGCGGCTGGATTCTCACCGAGGACCTCGATCCGCCCCGCGCTCGGCCGCGCCAGCCCCACGGCCATGCGCAACAGCGTCGTCTTGCCAGCCCCGTTGGCACCGACGAGCGCAGCCACCCGACCGCGGGGCAGGGCGAAGGAACAGTCGCGCAACGCGTCCCGACGCCCGAACTGCTTACCGACGGCGTCGTAGCGCAACACCGTGTCCGTTGTCTCGTCCTCATTCATCGGTTCACTCCCCCTCGTACCACCGCTCGACGACGTCGGCGAACAACGCCTGCACGTCCTCGACCGTCATCCCGGCCGCGACGGCCTCGTTCATCCAGTCCTCCAGGCGCGTACGCAGCGCCCGGTCGGCCACCGAGTCGGGCCGGCCCAGCGTGTGGAGCACGAACGTGCCCTTCCCCGGCCGGGCCTCCACCAGTCCCTCGCGCTCGAGTTCCCGGTAGGCCTTGTGCACGGTGTTCGGATTGATCGCAATGGCCTCGACGACCGCTTTCGCCGTCGGCAGTCGGTCGCCGGGTGCGAGCGCACCCACGCGCAGCGCCTGCCGCACCTGCGTGACGAGTTGCAGGTATGTCGGCACGCCTGATCGGCGCTCTATCCGGAACTCCACGACCACCCCAAACCACTAAGCTCTTAGTGGAATGGTGGCAGTGCGGACCACCGCGGGTCAAATCGGCCGCGCCGGCCCGGCGCGGCCCGGCCACCGCATGTATCGTTCATCGATATGTTGTTAATCGATATGACCGGGACCGCGTCGTGACCGTCCACTCGCGAGTCCTCGACGTCGTCCGGCTGCTCGCCAAGGTCTTCATCTGGTTCGTCGTGCTCGGACTGATGGTGCCTGCGTACAAGCTCGTGTCGGTGCTGATCGGCGGCGTGTTCGTGGGGTGGCCGTCGTTCGTGTTCGAGCTCGGCGACGATCGGCTGCCGTTGGCCCCGGATGCGAACATGGTGGAGGGGACGCTGCTGGTCGTCGGGCGCAGCCAGGCGTTCCTGGGAGCGGTGGCCGTCGAGCTCGACGCCGTGTTCACCGTCGGCTATCCGATGTTGATCGCCGTTCTGGCGGTGCGCGCTCTGGACCTGGCTCGCAGTGACGGCCCCTTCAGCGAGGCGATGCCGACGCGCCTGGGCCGGCTGGGCTGGGCCCTGGTGGCGCAGCCGGTGAGCGCGGCCGCTCAGGCCCTGTGCACGGCGCAGCTGAGAAGCACCGTGCTGGCCGGGTCCACGTTCGGCGACGAGTTCTCCAGCGCCTTCGGTGATGCGCTCACGTGGGCGGCGATCGCCTCCGGGGCCGGGATCCTGGTGTTCCGCTCGATCATCATCGAAGGGGTCGGGATGCGCCGGGACCTCGACGGGACGGTGTAGCCGTGCCACCACGCACGACGGGCACCATCAGGGTCGGTCTCGATGCACTGCTCGCCGAGCGAGGCATGACGGTGACCGAGTTGGCGCGCCGGGTCGGGATCACGCACGCGAACCTGTCCGTATTGAAGAACGGGCATGCTCGCGCGATCCGGTTCTCCACCCTGGCAGCTCTCTGCGAGGAGCTCGACTGTCAGCCCGGGGACCTGATGGCGTACCGCTCGGACTGAGCGATCCCCGGTCCGGTCCCGCGTGCTCCGGAACCCGGGATCACCGCCGGCTCAGCTGCCCAGCGTGTCGAGTGCGATGCCGGCCCGCATCAGCGGGCCCAGCAGGGCGGACGGCCCGCGCTTCGGGAGCGCGGCGAGCCGGCCCGCCAGCTTCGGCAACGCACGGTGCGCGCCGGCCTCCATCACGTGCGCGACATTCAGCGCCGCGAGCCGGTGGGTGTCCAGCGCGCTGTGGCCGTGTGCCGCGATCGGGACCAGCACGGCGTCGGGCAGCAGCTCGGTGACCCGCTCGGCGACCGGTCGTGGCGTGCGCAGATCCCGGTCGCCGGACACCACCGCGACCGGCCAACCGAAGTGGTCCAGCTCGGCCGCGACGTCGTAGGGCGGGGTGCGCGGCTCCGCCGCCGGGGCTCGCGCGAACAGCCGCTGCGGATCGAGCACATGCCCGTCCGGCGGGGCGTCGAAGCCGAGCTCGCTCTGCCCGATCGGCCGGACCAGGTCGGGCTCGAACACCATCGGCTGCCCGGTCGGCGACTCGACCTCCGCCCGGCCGAGCCCGGCGATCCGGGCCCAGCTGCGTCGGCCCCGGCCGCGCAGGCGCGCCTCGAGCAGCCGCTCCAGCGGCGCGGTGCCCGCGAACTCGTACACGTGCTGGACCACACCGGACAGGTCCAGCGGGTCCTCCCCCGCGGCGGCGAGTTCCCGGACCAGCGCCGCGCACCGGGCCGTCGCCGGATGGTGCCCGTCCCAGAACAGCGCGCGCAGGTGCGCCCGGACCTCGGCGATGTCACCGGCGTCCAGGCCCGGCGAGTCGAGCACCATCGCCGCGATCCGGTCCGGGTGCCGGATCGCGAACACCTGGGCCAGGTAGCTGCCGTACGAGGTGCCGTAGACGATCGCCCGCGGCACCCCCGCCGCATCCAGCACCGCCGCCAGGTCGTCGGCCGCCGCGGTGCTGGTGACGTCGTCGACGGTCAGGTCCGCCCCGGTCGAGTCGTGCCGGGACAACCCGACACCACGATGCTCCACCATGATCAGATCCAGGCCGCGGCGCACCGCGGCCCGGCGCAGTCCCCGGTAGGGCAGCACCGAGGCCAGCCCCGGGCCGCCCGGGATCGCCAGCACCGGCGTCCGCTCGCCGGGACCGGAGCGCGCCCAGGCCAGCGGCAGCTCCCGGCCGCCGTCCAGCGGGCGCGGCACCCGGCCGCCGAAGCGCGCCACCTCGGCCTGCCCCATCGACGTCCACGCGGCTGTCGGGTCCCCCATCGTCGCCCCCCCTCGTCGTGTACCCCGATGATCCACGAACGAAGGGTCCGCCGCGTTCCCGGTTCAGCCCTGGCCTGCCGGGGCACCGACCCGGCGCAGTACCAGCGCCAGCGCGAGTGCCGCCAGCAGCAGCACACTGACGTAACCCGCCAGCGCGGACCAGCCGCCGTGGTCGAAGGCGATCCCACCGGCCGCGCCGCCGACGCTGGAGCCCGCGTAGTAGCCGACCAGGTACAGCGACGACGCCTGTGCGGGCACGGCACCGGGGAGCAGCCGGGAGCGGCGGCCGACCCAGCTGCTGGCCACCGAGTGCGCACCGAAGAAGCCGACCGTGATCATCACCAGTCCGGCGAGCACCGAGCCCAGGACGTCCGGCACCGTCACCCACACCCCGGCCAGCGCGAGCAGGGTGGCCGACCACAACACCGGACGACGGCCGAACCGGTCCCCCAGCCGACCGGCCCGGGTGGACGCCCAGCTGCCCGCCAGGTAGCCGAGGAACACCAGGCCCACCAGCGTGCCGGGCAGCGAGAACGGCGCCGCGAGCAGCCGGAACCCGAGGTAGTTGTAGACCGTCACGAACGCGCCCATCAGCAGGAACGCCATCCCGAACAGGCACAGCAGTCCCGGATCGGTGAGGTGCCGGCGCAACGGCCCGCCGAGGTCGCGCAACCGGGTCCGGGACGGGGTGGGTGCGGTCGCCGGCGGCAGCAGCAGCCGGAACGCGACGGTCGCCAGCACCGACAGCGCGCCGACGGCGGCGAGCCCGGCCCGCCAGCCGCCGAACTCGGCCACCCAGGCCGCGACGAGCCGGCCGGACAGCCCGCCGAGCGTGTTGCCCGCGATCAGCAGGCCGACCGCGCCGCCGAGATGCCGCCCGGAGACCTCGTGGGTCAGGTGCGCCATGGACAGCGCGGGCAGCGCCGCGAGTGCCACCCCCTGGAGCGCCCGGACCGCGACGAGGGTCTCGAAGGTCGGCGCCAGCGGGGCCAGCAGCGCGAGCACGGCCGAAACCGCGAGCGCCCACGTCATCACCCGGGCCCGGCCCCACGCCTCGGTGACGGCCGAGAGCGGGAGCACGGCGAGCGCCAGCGCGCCGGTCGTCGCCGAGAGCACCAGGCTGGCCCTCGACGAGCTGACACCGAACTCGGCGGACAACGCCGGCAGCAGCCCCTGCACGCTGTAGACCAGCACGAACGTCGCCATCCCGGACAGCCACAGCGCGGCGCCGAGCCGCCGGTAGCCCGGCGAACCGCGCTCGTGCGGCGGGGCGGCGAGCGCGGCGGGACGTTCGGTCGTTGTCATCGCACACGACCGTAGGCCGGACCGCTGCGATGCGTCCAATGCATGTGCTGGACATTTACCATGCAGATATGCATGAGTTGCTGGCACCGGCGCTGCACCGCTTCGTCGCCGTCGCGCAGGACGGGAACCTGACCCGCGCGGCCGAGCGGATCGGCGTGCCGCAGCCGACGCTGTCCCGCTCGATCGCCCGCCTGGAGGACGATCTGGGCATCGCGCTGTTCCGGCGGGTCGGCCGCGGCCTGCGGCTGACCCCGGCCGGCCGCACCCTGCAGACCAGGGCGGAGGCGGCGCTGGCCGAGCTCGCGGCGGCCACCGCCGAGCTGGCAGGCGACGCGGACCCGGCGACCGGCCTGGTCACCCTCGGCTTCCTCGGCACGCTCGGCCCCGAGGTGGTGCCCCGGATCCTGCGCGGCTTCCGCGACGCACACCCGCGGATCCGGATCGACCTCGTCCAGACCCAGCACGCGGCACTGCTCGACCGGGTCCGCGACGGCACCGTCGACCTGGCCCTGACCTCGCCGATGCCCGACGAACCGGGCCTGGTCGCGAACGCGCTCGCCGAGGAGGAACTGCGGCTCACGGTGCCGTCCGGCCACCGGCTGGCGGACGAGCCGGTCGCCGATCTCGCTGAGGTGGCCGGCGAGCCGTTCCTCCAGTTCGCCCGCGGGTACGGGCTGCACGGCATCGTCCGCGCCTGGTGCGAGCAGGCCGGGTTCCGGCCGCGGGTGGCGTTCGAGGGCGGCGAGACGGCGACCCTGCGCGGCCTGGTCGGCGCCGGTCTGGGGGTGGCGCTGCTGCCGCTCGGGCCGGACGTCCCCGGCGTCGTCCAGCTGCCGGTCCGCACGCCGCGCACCGTCCGCACGCTCGGGATGGTGCATGCCGCCGGTGGCCGCCGGACCGTGCCCGTCCGCGACCTGTGCGACTTCGTCGCCGAGCACGGTCCGCGGCTGCTCGGCCCGGATCCTCGGGCTACCGTCGGACGATGACCCCGGTGATCGACGACGAGGGCACCGCGGTGCCCGTTCCCGGCGAGGTACGACGGGTGGTGTCGCTGGTGCCATCGCTGACCGAGGCGGTCGAGGCCACCGCCCCCGGCCTGGTGGTCGGCGCGACCGACTGGTGCACCCACCCGTCCGACCTGGCCGCCGAGCGGGTCCGCGGCACCAAGAACCCGGACGTCGAGCGGATCGTCGCGCTCGCCCCGGATCTCGTGCTGGCCAACCAGGAGGAGAACCGGCCGCCGGACCTGGCCGCGCTGCGCGCCGCCGGCCTGGCCGTGTACGTCACCGACATCCGCGACGTCGACGGCGGGCTCACCTCGCTGGGCCGGCTGCTCACCGCCTGCCGGCTCGACGAGCCGGGGTGGCTGCGCGAGGCACACCAGCTGTGGGGCGCGATCCGGCCGTCCTCGCCACGGCGCCGGGTGGTCGTCCCGATCTGGCGGAAGCCCTGGATGGCGGTCGGTTCGGACACCTTCACCGGCGCTGTGCTGGACCGGCTCGGGTTCGACAACGTGCTCGCCGGCTCCGCCGAGCGCTACCCGCGCATCGATCCGGCCGAGCTGCCCCCGCACGATCTGGTGGTGCTGCCCGACGAGCCGTACCTGTTCACCGCCGACGACGGCCCGGAGGCGTTCGGCGCACCGTCCGCCCTGGTCAGCGGGCGACTTCTGACCTGGTACGGCCCCAGCCTGGTGGAGGCGGCGCGGGAGCTGCCCGGCGCGCTGGGCCTACCGGCCCGCACCTGAGGCCCGGCGGGGCCCCGGCGCGGGCCCGGCTCAGGACCGGAGCAGGTCGGCGCACTTCTCGCCGATCATCATGGTGGTGATGTTCGGGTTGATCGCCGGCAGGAACGGCATCGCCGAGGCGTCCGCGACCCGCAGGTTGGTCACGCCGCGCACCCGCAGCCGGTGATCGAGGACGGCCGCCGGGTCGTCGTCGGTGCCCATCTTCGCAGTGCACGCCGGGTGGTAGACGGTGTTGTGGGTCTTGGAGATGTAGTCGGCCAGCTCGTCGTCGGTGACGGCGTCCGGGCCGGGTGCCAGCTCCGCGGCGATCCACTCCTTCAGTGCGGGCTGCTCGGCGATCCGCCGGGCCAGCCGGATCCCCTCGGTCATCACCCGCATGTCGTGGCCCTCGGGATCGGTGAAGTACCGCGGATCGACGCGGGCCCGGTCCCGGAAGTCGCGGGTGCGCAGCCGCACCGTGCCCCGCGACCGGCCGCGGGTGACGTTCGGGGTCAGGCAGAACCCGTTGTCGGTGGTCGGGTAGCCCCAGCGCAGCGTGTTCATGTCGAACGGCACCGAGCCGTAGTGCATCATCAGGTCCGGCCGGTCCAGCCCCGGGTCGGTGCGGTGGAACAGGCCGATCTCCCACCACTGGGTCGATTCGGTCACCATCGGGCGTGCCGCGTCCCAGAAGACCAGGCCCTCCACGTGGTCGTCCAGGTTGGACCCGACGCCGGGTGCGTCCACCCGCACGTCGATGCCGAACTCGCGCAGGTGCCCGGCCGGCCCGATGCCCGAGAGCATGAGCAGCTTCGGGGTGTCGATCGCGCCCGCCGAGAGGATCACCTCGCGGTCGGCGTGCACCGTCTCGCGGCCCGGGCCGATCCCGCGCTGGTACTCGACGCCGGTCGCCCGGTTGCCCTCGAAGAGCACCTGCGAGGCCCAGCAGTCGGTCCGGACCTCCAGGTTCGGCCGTGAGTCCAGGATCGGGTGCAGGTAGGACGCCGACGACGACGCCCGCGTCCCGTCCGGGAAGGAGTTGATCTGGAAGTACCCGGCGCCGTCGGTGACCGTCGTGCCCTCGTTGAACCGCACGGTCGGCATCCCGACCGCGGCCGCGGCCTCCAGCACGGCATTGCCGCACGGGTCGTGCGGCGGGATCTGCATGAGATTGACCGGGCCGGAGCGGCCGTGCCCGTCCCACTCCCCGTCGTTGGTCTCCAGGCGGGCGATCAGCGGCCAGCACTCGTCGGCCGACCAGCCGGTCAGCCCGGACGCGGCCCACTCGTCGAGGTCCTCGCGCGGGGTCCAGAACGCGATGCACGAGTTGTGCGACGAGCAGCCGCCGAGCACCTTCGCCCTGGCGTGCCGCATGTGCGAGTTGCCGCGCTCCTGCGGCTCGACCGGGTAGTCCCAGTCGTAGCCGGAGTCGAGCAGGTTCATCCAGTCGGCGAGCCGCAGGATGGCCTGGTCGCCGACGTCCGACGGGCCGGCCTCCAGCAGCAGCACCCGGGTCGACGGGTCCTCGGACAGCCGCGCGGCGAGCGCGCATCCGGCCGAGCCGCCACCCACGACGACGTAGTCGAACCGGTCGCTCATGCCCGGCCTCCCTCGGTGCTCCCGGCGAACCAGCGCTGCGGCTCGGGCGCGGTGTTGTGCCAGATGTGCTTGATCTCCTGGTACTCGGCCAGCCCGGTCGGACCGAGCTCACGGCCGTTGCCGGAACGGCCCATGCCGCCCCACTCCGCCCCCGGGAAGTACGGGTGGAAGTCGTTGATCCACACGGTGCCGTGACGCAGCGCGTTCGCGACCCGGTTGGCGCGCCCCATGTCCTGGGTGAACACCGCGCCCGCGAGGCCGTACTCGGTGTCGTTGCCGAGCCGGATCGCCTCGGCCTCGGTGCTGAACCGCTCGACCGTGAGCAGCGGGCCGAAGGTCTCCTCCCCGATCAGCCGCGAGCCGGGAGCCAGGTCGGTGATCACGGTCGGCAGGTAGAAGTAGCCGTCCTTCAGCTCCGGGTCGTCCGGCCGGGCGCCGCCGCAGCGGATCGTCGCCCCCTCCGAACGGGCCGCCGCGACGAAGTCCTCGATCTTGGCCAGGTGCGCGGCGGACACCAGCGGGCCGACCTCGACACCGTCGGCCAATCCGTTGCCGAGCCGGATCAGCTGCGCCCGGCGGACGATCTCGTCGACCACGGCATCCGCGATCGAGTCCTCGATGATCAGCCGCGCACCGGCCGAGCAGACCTGCCCGGAGTGCAGGAACACCGCGAGCATCGCGTAGTCCACGGCCAGCTCGAAGTCGGTGTCGGCGAAGACGATGTTCGGGTTCTTCCCGCCGAGCTCGACGGCGGTGCGCTTCACCGTCTCCGCCGAGGCCCGGATGATCGCCCGCCCGGTGTTCAGCCCGCCGGTGAACGACACCATGTCGACGTCGTCGTGCTCGGTCAGCGGGGCGCCCACCGACGGGCCGTCGCCGAGCACGATGTTGACCACGCCGGGCGGGATCCCGGCCTCCGCGCACAGCTCGACCAGCTTGACCGACGTCAGCGGGGTCACCTCGCTGGGCTTGATCACCATCGTGTTCCCGGCGGCGATCGCCGGGGCGACCTTCCAGGACAGCTGCAGCAGCGGGTAGTTCCACGGCGTGATCAGCGCGCAGACGCCGATCGGCTCGTGCACGATCCGGGACACCACGGTGCTGCTGCCGGTGTCCACGATCCGTCCGGCGTCCTTGTCGGCGAGTCCGGCGTAGTAACGGAAGACGGCGGTGACGTCGTCGACGTCCTGCCTGCCCTCGGCGATGGTCTTTCCGGTGTCCAGCGTCTCGGTCCGGGCGATCTCCTCCCGGTCCCGGACCAGCAGGTCCGCGATCGTGGAGAGGATCTCGCCGCGCTCGGCGGTGGACGTGGCACGCCACGGCCCGGTGTCGAACGCACGGCGGGCGGCGGCGACGGCACGGTCGACGTCGTCCGGCCCGGCCTGGTCGACCTCGGCCACGGTGGAGGCGTCGTACGGGTTGATCACCGGAGCGGTCCCGGCGGAGCCGCCGGTCCAGGTTCCGTCAATGTAGAGACTCGGCACCGGGGCAGCGTTCACCTGCGGATGAACGAACGCAAGCCGTGGTCGGAACGGTATGACGATCCGCACCGGGTGGGTGAGGGTGACGCCATTCCGCGATGTCCGGGCGGGCGTCCCGCCGACTGCCCGGTTAGGGTTGCGCCATGGGCAACCCGGTGCGTAGTCGCGAGTCCGGGGTGCAGTCCGTCGATCGCGCGATCACCGTGCTGGAGCTCATCGCCGGGCTCGGCGAGGCCGGGGTCAGCGAACTCGCCGCTGCGCTCGAGGTGCACAAGTCCACGGCGTTCCGGCTGCTCGGGGCGCTGGAGGAGCACGGCCTGGTCGAGCAGATCGGGGACCGGGGCAAGTACCGGCTCGGTTTCGGCCTGATCCCGCTCGCCGGCCGGGTAGCCGAGCGCCTGGAGGTCACCACCCAGGGCCGCCCGGTGTGCGACGAGCTCGCCGCCCGGCTCGGCGAGACCGTGAACATCGCGATCCCGGACCGCGGCTTCGCCGTGAACGTCGACCAGGCCCGCGGGCCGTCGATGGTCACGACCTACAACTGGCTGGGCCGGATCACCCCGATGCACAACACGTCCAGCGGCAAGGTTCTGCTCGCCGCCGCCGTGATCGACGATCCCACGGCGCTGCCCGATGAGGTCCGGCCGGCCGATCGCGCTGCGCTGTCCGAGGAGCTCGCCGAGGTCGCCGCCGCCGGGTACGCATGGTCGATGGAGGAGCTGGAGACCGGGCTGAACGCGGTCGCCGCACCGGTGCGCGACCACAGCGGGAGCGTCGTCGCGGCGCTGTCGGTGTCCGGGCCGTCCTACCGGCTCTCGGTCGAACGGATCGAGTTGATCACCCCGGACGTGGTCGCGGCCGGGCGCGAGATCAGCCGCCGGATGGGCTTCTGGGAGCCACCCGCCTAGAGCTTCTCGAGCGCCGGCGGGAGATTGCGTTCGATCTCGTCCCCGAGCCGCTCGAACTCACGGCGCAGAAACGGCGCGGCCAGCTTGAGCAGCCCCTTCAAGCGCAGGTCCGCCCGGTAGGTCACGACGCTGCCGCCGTCCTGGGCGGGCTCGACGGGCTCCGCGACGACGTCCACGGTGGCGGTGACCGTGCTGTTCTCCCCGACGAACTCCAGCCGCGAGTCGCTGCGCCCGATCAGGGTGTAGGCCAGCTCGGTCTCCCGGCCGTTGTAGACCGCGACCGCGTGCCAGGTGGAGCCGACGCAGATCGGCCCCCCGGCGTCGGACCGGGTGCACGACTTCGTCCCGGGGTTCCAGTCCTCGCTGTGCCCGAGATCGGCCAGGTAGCCGAGCACGGCACCGGCAGGGGTGGACACCGTCATCACCCGCTGGAAGCCGACCACGTCGCTCCTCTCACCCCGACTCGGACGGCGAAGATGGTCTCACGTCGCGGAACCTTGATCGAGAGCGCGGCCGGGTACCGGTGCGGCGATCGCGGCCGTGATCCGGTTCCGGCGTTCCGCCGCGCGGACAGCGCCGTCCGGCGCAGACTGCGGAACCCCAGCGGGACGTACCGAACGCCCGCGCCGCACCCGGGAGGCCGACCGGTGGCACCGAGGAACACGTCCGCGACGACCGGAACGGTGCAGGTCGAGCCGGACCTGCTCGTCAGCTCGGCGGAGCGGCTGACCCTGCTCGCCGACGCACTGGGCTCCGCAGCCGCATCGGTGCCCGCGCTGCCGCCGGAGCCCGGATTCGGTTCGGGCACAGCGGCCGCCGACCTGGAGGCGGACCTGATCGACGCCGTCCGCGGGCACGCAGAGCGGGCCCGGCACACCGCGGGTGCGGTGCGCGCCGCCGCCGCGAGCTGGCTCGAGGCCGACGCGACCGCCGCCGCGTCGTTCGCCGGCTGATCCGGTGCCGTCACTGAGCGAGCTGCTCGCCGCCGATCCGGGAGCCTGGCTGCGCCGAGCCGGTGCCTGGGACGCGCTGTCGCGCGATCTCGCGGCCCGCGCCGACGATCTCGACCGCACCGGGCACGCGGCGCTGCCCGGGCGCTGGACCGGCGCCGACGCCGATCGTGCGCGCGAGCAGCAGGACGCGCTGCGCGCCCGGCTGACGACCGACGGCGCGGTCGCGACCCGCGCCGGGGAGGTGCTGGGCCGGCACGCCGGGGAGGTGCTCGCGGCACAGCGCCGGATCGTGCAGGCCGCGCTCGCGGTGCATCCGCTGCTCGACGTCGATCTGGCCTCCGGCACCGTCTCGGTCCCGGCCGTGACACGGGGCATCGCCACCGTGTTCGCGGTCGGCGGACCCGCGGTCGTCCGCCTGCTCGCGGTGGAGAACCTGCGGTTCGGCAACGCCGTACGGTCGGCGCTCGCCGAGGCCGCCCGCTCGGACGCCGCGACCACCGCAGCGCTGCACGCACTGCGCCCGGCGGCGCCCGGCGGGGTCCCGGCGGTGGCGCCGGCCGGCGCGGCCGCCGCCCGTACCTGGTGGGCCGGCCTGCCGGAGGGCGAGCGCGACCGGCTGACCCGCACCCGGCCGGATCTCGTCGGGGGCACCGACGGGATCCCCGCGGCGGCCCGCGACCGGGCCAACCGGATCCGGCTGGACGCCGAGCGCAGCAGGCTGCGGGCACACGCCGACCGGCTGCGGATGGCCGGCGACGACGACGGCGCCGAGCGCGCGGAGGCCGGCCTCGCCGGACTGGACGCGGTGTCCCGCAGGCTCGACGCGGGCGACGCGACGCTCATGGGGCTCGACCGCGGCTCCGGGAACGGGCGGGTGGCGCTGGCCGTCGGCGATCCGGAGCGGGCCGCACACGTCGTCACGCACGTCCCGGGGACGGGTACCGGCTGGACCTCCGCGAAGGAGGACCTGCGCCGGGTGGACGCGACCCGCGACGCCGCCCGCGACGCGGCGGGCGACGGCGAGGTGGCCGCGGTGCTGTGGACCGGCTACGACGCCCCCGCCGACCTCGCGGGCGCCACCGACGGCCGGGAGGCGGACCGCGCCGCCGCGGACCTGCGCCGCTTCCAGGACGGGCTGCGCACCGGTCACGACGGACCGGTGCACCTGACCGCGGTCGGGCACTCGTACGGTTCGCTGGTGCTCGGCCGGGCGGCGGGGCCCGGTATCGCCGCCGACGACGTGGTGTTCGTCGGCAGCCCCGGCGTCGGGGTGCCGCACGCGTCCGAGCTCGGGGTGCCTACCGACCGGGTCTGGGCGACGACCGCACGCAACGACCCGATCCAGCACGCTCCGGGCACCGAGGTGTTCAG is from Pseudonocardia autotrophica and encodes:
- a CDS encoding alpha/beta hydrolase → MPSLSELLAADPGAWLRRAGAWDALSRDLAARADDLDRTGHAALPGRWTGADADRAREQQDALRARLTTDGAVATRAGEVLGRHAGEVLAAQRRIVQAALAVHPLLDVDLASGTVSVPAVTRGIATVFAVGGPAVVRLLAVENLRFGNAVRSALAEAARSDAATTAALHALRPAAPGGVPAVAPAGAAAARTWWAGLPEGERDRLTRTRPDLVGGTDGIPAAARDRANRIRLDAERSRLRAHADRLRMAGDDDGAERAEAGLAGLDAVSRRLDAGDATLMGLDRGSGNGRVALAVGDPERAAHVVTHVPGTGTGWTSAKEDLRRVDATRDAARDAAGDGEVAAVLWTGYDAPADLAGATDGREADRAAADLRRFQDGLRTGHDGPVHLTAVGHSYGSLVLGRAAGPGIAADDVVFVGSPGVGVPHASELGVPTDRVWATTARNDPIQHAPGTEVFSTSRGQAPTGLVHGANPAGAGFGGTVFDSAPGPLGRDRFDDPATPTDESEWMSAHSAYWDPGTPGLHTIGRIVAGTATR